One genomic window of Terriglobia bacterium includes the following:
- a CDS encoding NRDE family protein, giving the protein MCTLSFVPKNAGYLVAMNRDELLTRGSAHPPATHEPGGTKAIFPTDVEGGTWIAATERGDTWALLNRNGGRRSAKNVSRGRVVLGAVAAPDFTSITGILEEAGLFNFLPFRLIGVSAVLRQVQEWVWDGQALSVLDHPWGPRQWFSSGLSDTKAAEIRGEIFKAGRLSANAGTVNWLRRMHASHDPAPGAFSVCVHRDDAATVSYTEIEVSQGTVEMRYHPGSPCIEASFQETQLPLRRTASSQHSQ; this is encoded by the coding sequence GTGTGCACCCTCAGTTTCGTTCCGAAGAACGCTGGTTATCTGGTGGCGATGAATCGCGATGAGTTGCTGACACGCGGATCAGCTCATCCGCCGGCGACACACGAGCCAGGCGGAACAAAAGCGATTTTTCCGACCGATGTTGAGGGCGGGACATGGATTGCCGCGACCGAGCGTGGCGATACCTGGGCGCTGCTGAATCGCAATGGCGGGCGGCGGTCAGCAAAGAATGTCTCGCGCGGGCGGGTTGTCCTCGGTGCTGTTGCCGCACCCGATTTTACTAGTATCACCGGCATTCTCGAAGAAGCAGGACTCTTCAACTTTCTGCCGTTTCGTTTGATCGGGGTGAGCGCGGTACTTCGCCAGGTGCAAGAGTGGGTTTGGGATGGACAGGCTTTATCAGTCCTGGATCATCCGTGGGGCCCGAGGCAGTGGTTCTCGTCCGGCCTTTCCGATACGAAAGCTGCGGAAATTCGTGGTGAAATTTTCAAAGCGGGCCGGCTATCCGCGAACGCCGGCACAGTGAACTGGCTTCGCAGGATGCATGCATCCCATGATCCGGCGCCAGGAGCATTCAGCGTCTGCGTGCACCGCGATGATGCCGCAACAGTCAGCTACACCGAAATCGAAGTCAGCCAGGGAACTGTGGAGATGCGATACCACCCAGGCTCACCGTGTATAGAAGCGTCGTTCCAGGAAACTCAACTTCCTCTGAGAAGGACTGCGTCGTCCCAGCATTCGCAATGA